CCGCGGCAGCGTCAGACCCCGTTGCAGCGCATAGCCTTTGGGGAGCACGCGGGCCGGCGTCCTGAGCTCCGGGTCGAATTGCGAGTAGTCGATGTCACCCACCTCTCGCCAGCATCGGCTGCGCAGGCGCGGGGATCATGCGGCCCGCACGCAGGAAGCAGCCGGTGACATGCTCGCGCGGGATCGCTTCGACCCTGCCGAAGAGGTCACCCGCGTCGACCCCGTCGACGTGAACGGTCGAGGTCGAACACGATCCGATCACCACAGTGGTGACGCCGTGGCGCAGCGATTCCGACAGCGCGGGACCGTTGAGCAGTTCGACGTCGTAATGCGTGTGAATGTCGATCAGACCCGGACTCACCCACTGGCCGGCGGCGTCGATTTCCTCGATGCCCTCGATCGGCTCCTCCGTCACCACCGCGACGTGGCCGTCCTTGATGCCGACGTTGCGTATCGCTGACGGTCCACCTGTGCCGTCGAAGTACCGGCCGTTCCTGATCACCACGTCGAAGCTCATGGGTTACCCCTCCACCGTCGGGCCGTGGCCATCACAATACACTTATCAATTACTGTATGGTCAAGAAATGGCCGAGCCGGAAGCGGTCGAGTTCGAACTCCCCCATCTGCGGATGACCGCTCTGGCCTGGGGCCAGGACGACGGCAGGCTCGCACTGCTAGTCCACGGCTTCCCCGACAGTGCCCACAGTTGGGCGTCTTCTGGCACCCATGTTGGCGGCCACGGGATTTCGTGTCGTAGCACCCTTCACCCGCGGCTATGCACCGACGGGACCCGCACCCGACGGCGACTACCACCTGGGTGCACTCATGTCCGATCTCATCGACCTGCATAAGCAGCTCGACGGCCGGGCCGATGCGGTGCTGATCGGGCACGACTGGGGGTGCTTCACGGCCAACGGACTCGCGGCGTACCCCGGGTCGCCGTTCGGCGCATACGTCTCGATGGCGCGCACGCCTGTGCTGGTGCTGCACGGCGAGCAGGACGGCGCGGTTCAGGTCGGCTACCTCGACGGGGTGATCGATGCTCCCCCGCCAGGCAGCCGGGTCCAAACCATCCCGGGCGCTGGGCATTTCCTGCAGGTGGACCAACCCGAGGCGGTATGTGCGGCGATCCTCGGCTACCTCGGGATCGACTGATGTTGTTTCGGCTCAGACGGTCAGCGCGACCTTGACGCAGTCCGCGGTGCGTGCCGCGACGGCGGTGTAGGCGGCGGGCGCATCGGTCAGCGGCATGGTGTGGGTGAAGATGCCGCTGACGTCGAGACGGCCGGACTGAAGCAGCGGTACCAGTTCGGGCCACGTGCGCTGCACCGGTGCCGTCGTCATCCGCAGGGTGATGCTGCGAATCAGGCTGATCGTCGCGGGGAATGGAAACGGATCGAGGTTGTGGACGCCGACCACCGAAACGGTGCCGCCCGCCCGGACCAGATTGAGGGCGTCCGACATCGATGCGTCGCTTCCGACGGCGTCGATGACCGAAGCCGCGCCTCTCCCGTCTGTCGCGTCTAGAACCGCCTGCAGCGCAGGCGGTTCCACCGACGTGGCTCCCAGCCGTTCCGCACGGAGACGACGGCCCTCGACGGGATCGACAGCGAAGACAGTTCCTGCGCCGAGCGTCAGAGCACTTTGGACCGCGCACAGGCCGACCGCACCGAGACCGAGGACCACCACCGTGCCGCCCGGCGGGAAGTCGGCCCGCTGAGCGGCCGCCCATCCCGTGGCGAGGTTGTCCGTCAGGAGTAGCGCCTCCTCGGTGTCGATGTCGTGGGGCAGACGCAGCAGCTGGAAGTCCGCGGCCGGCACCGCCAGCAGTTCCGATTGCGCGCCGCCGAGTTCACCCGCGCCGAAGATCCGTGGGCCGCCGACGCATGTCACCGGATCGCGGGTGG
The nucleotide sequence above comes from Mycolicibacterium moriokaense. Encoded proteins:
- a CDS encoding alpha/beta fold hydrolase, which encodes MLAATGFRVVAPFTRGYAPTGPAPDGDYHLGALMSDLIDLHKQLDGRADAVLIGHDWGCFTANGLAAYPGSPFGAYVSMARTPVLVLHGEQDGAVQVGYLDGVIDAPPPGSRVQTIPGAGHFLQVDQPEAVCAAILGYLGID
- a CDS encoding alcohol dehydrogenase catalytic domain-containing protein, with the protein product MKSVVIDTPGQVRVETLPDPALPGAGGAVIEVSTAAICGSDLHFYEGDYPLGAPVALGHEAVGTIVEVGPDVRTFAVGDEVLVSSVAGCGSCVGCATRDPVTCVGGPRIFGAGELGGAQSELLAVPAADFQLLRLPHDIDTEEALLLTDNLATGWAAAQRADFPPGGTVVVLGLGAVGLCAVQSALTLGAGTVFAVDPVEGRRLRAERLGATSVEPPALQAVLDATDGRGAASVIDAVGSDASMSDALNLVRAGGTVSVVGVHNLDPFPFPATISLIRSITLRMTTAPVQRTWPELVPLLQSGRLDVSGIFTHTMPLTDAPAAYTAVAARTADCVKVALTV